A genomic region of Bombus terrestris chromosome 12, iyBomTerr1.2, whole genome shotgun sequence contains the following coding sequences:
- the LOC100647939 gene encoding tyrosine aminotransferase isoform X1, translating into MSTPVYRHQWNVQASDIARRTHNPIRSIVECLVVEPNPAKSMISLSIGDPTTFGNLKPPKEVIDAVQQSLVSQLYNGYAPSTGYQSAREAVAEYSSSEFVKVDAKDVILCSGCSCALDLCITALARRGQNILIPRPGFSIYRTLAEGLGINVKSYELRPELGWEIDLDNLESQIDEFTAAIIINNPSNPCGSVFSKDHTLDILDVAARYYIPIIADEIYEHMVFPGRTFHSLASLSKEVPILSCSGLTKRFLVPGWRMGWIIIHDRQNVLEKEIRKALHCLSQRIIGSNTLIQGALPTILKNTPQEFYDGVVRMLHDHSKTAYNCVSKISGLKPIMPDGAMYMMVPQVYIDLPCFPEFNSDLEFVQRLLMEESVFCLPGQCFDYPSYMRLVITVPIDMLEEACQRIQEFCERHHYKTAEDTQRSNLIAAEIPY; encoded by the exons ATGTCGACGCCGGTATATCGCCACCAATGGAACGTTCAGGCGTCAGATATCGCGAGGAGAACGCACAACCCCATAAGATCCATCGTGGAATGTCTGGTGGTCGAACCTAATCCTGCTAAGTCCATGATCTCGTTATCCATCG GTGATCCAACtacttttggaaatttaaaaccACCCAAAGAAGTAATCGATGCCGTTCAACAAAGTCTCGTTTCCCAATTATATAATGGATACGCACCTAGTACAG GTTACCAAAGCGCAAGGGAAGCTGTAGCGGAATATAGTTCCAGCGAATTCGTAAAAGTGGATGCTAAG GATGTAATTTTATGCAGCGGATGCTCCTGCGCTCTCGACCTCTGTATAACAGCGTTAGCACGAAGGGGGCAAAATATTCTGATACCGCGACCCGGTTTCTCGATCTATCGAACACTTGCAGAAGGTCTTGgtatcaacgtaaaatcctatgAGTTACGC CCTGAACTCGGCTGGGAGATCGATCTGGACAACTTGGAATCACAGATCGACGAATTCACCGCGGCGATCATTATAAACAATCCTTCGAACCCGTGCGGTTCCGTATTTAGCAAGGATCACACACTCGACATTCTCGACGTAGCCGCTCGTTACTACATACCAATTATTGCCGATGAAATTTACGAGCATATG GTGTTCCCAGGACGGACTTTCCATTCGTTAGCATCTTTGTCGAAGGAAGTTCCTATTTTGTCATGTAGCGGCTTGACGAAGAG ATTTTTAGTGCCCGGCTGGCGTATGGGCTGGATAATCATTCACGATCGTCAAAACGTGCTGGAGAAGGAG ATAAGGAAAGCGCTTCATTGCCTAAGTCAGCGAATTATCGGCAGCAACACGCTTATTCAAGGTGCGTTGCCTACTATTCTGAAGAACACGCCAcaggaattttacgatggcgtcgTTAGAATGTTGCAT GATCACTCGAAAACGGCGTACAACTGTGTGTCGAAGATCTCAGGATTGAAACCAATAATGCCCGACGGAGCAATGTACATGAT GGTCCCCCAGGTTTACATAGATCTACCTTGTTTTCCGGAATTTAATTCCGACCTCGAATTCGTGCAACGATTGCTAATGGAGGAGTCTGTGTTTTGCCTTCCTGGCCAG TGCTTCGATTATCCGTCGTACATGAGGCTGGTCATCACGGTGCCCATAGATATGTTGGAGGAGGCTTGTCAGAGAATACAGGAATTCTGCGAGAGGCATCACTACAAAACGGCTGAAGATACGCAAAGAAGCAACTTAATTGCTGCGGAAATTCCATATTAA
- the LOC100647939 gene encoding tyrosine aminotransferase isoform X2, with amino-acid sequence MSTPVYRHQWNVQASDIARRTHNPIRSIVECLVVEPNPAKSMISLSIGDPTTFGNLKPPKEVIDAVQQSLVSQLYNGYAPSTGYQSAREAVAEYSSSEFVKVDAKDVILCSGCSCALDLCITALARRGQNILIPRPGFSIYRTLAEGLGINVKSYELRPELGWEIDLDNLESQIDEFTAAIIINNPSNPCGSVFSKDHTLDILDVAARYYIPIIADEIYEHMVFPGRTFHSLASLSKEVPILSCSGLTKRFLVPGWRMGWIIIHDRQNVLEKEIRKALHCLSQRIIGSNTLIQGALPTILKNTPQEFYDGVVRMLHDHSKTAYNCVSKISGLKPIMPDGAMYMMVYIDLPCFPEFNSDLEFVQRLLMEESVFCLPGQCFDYPSYMRLVITVPIDMLEEACQRIQEFCERHHYKTAEDTQRSNLIAAEIPY; translated from the exons ATGTCGACGCCGGTATATCGCCACCAATGGAACGTTCAGGCGTCAGATATCGCGAGGAGAACGCACAACCCCATAAGATCCATCGTGGAATGTCTGGTGGTCGAACCTAATCCTGCTAAGTCCATGATCTCGTTATCCATCG GTGATCCAACtacttttggaaatttaaaaccACCCAAAGAAGTAATCGATGCCGTTCAACAAAGTCTCGTTTCCCAATTATATAATGGATACGCACCTAGTACAG GTTACCAAAGCGCAAGGGAAGCTGTAGCGGAATATAGTTCCAGCGAATTCGTAAAAGTGGATGCTAAG GATGTAATTTTATGCAGCGGATGCTCCTGCGCTCTCGACCTCTGTATAACAGCGTTAGCACGAAGGGGGCAAAATATTCTGATACCGCGACCCGGTTTCTCGATCTATCGAACACTTGCAGAAGGTCTTGgtatcaacgtaaaatcctatgAGTTACGC CCTGAACTCGGCTGGGAGATCGATCTGGACAACTTGGAATCACAGATCGACGAATTCACCGCGGCGATCATTATAAACAATCCTTCGAACCCGTGCGGTTCCGTATTTAGCAAGGATCACACACTCGACATTCTCGACGTAGCCGCTCGTTACTACATACCAATTATTGCCGATGAAATTTACGAGCATATG GTGTTCCCAGGACGGACTTTCCATTCGTTAGCATCTTTGTCGAAGGAAGTTCCTATTTTGTCATGTAGCGGCTTGACGAAGAG ATTTTTAGTGCCCGGCTGGCGTATGGGCTGGATAATCATTCACGATCGTCAAAACGTGCTGGAGAAGGAG ATAAGGAAAGCGCTTCATTGCCTAAGTCAGCGAATTATCGGCAGCAACACGCTTATTCAAGGTGCGTTGCCTACTATTCTGAAGAACACGCCAcaggaattttacgatggcgtcgTTAGAATGTTGCAT GATCACTCGAAAACGGCGTACAACTGTGTGTCGAAGATCTCAGGATTGAAACCAATAATGCCCGACGGAGCAATGTACATGATG GTTTACATAGATCTACCTTGTTTTCCGGAATTTAATTCCGACCTCGAATTCGTGCAACGATTGCTAATGGAGGAGTCTGTGTTTTGCCTTCCTGGCCAG TGCTTCGATTATCCGTCGTACATGAGGCTGGTCATCACGGTGCCCATAGATATGTTGGAGGAGGCTTGTCAGAGAATACAGGAATTCTGCGAGAGGCATCACTACAAAACGGCTGAAGATACGCAAAGAAGCAACTTAATTGCTGCGGAAATTCCATATTAA